The following nucleotide sequence is from Salvia miltiorrhiza cultivar Shanhuang (shh) chromosome 7, IMPLAD_Smil_shh, whole genome shotgun sequence.
GAACCTCGATTATTAATGGTGAAAAACTAAATTTTGGTAAAGTCATGATCTTTCTTGTTTCGATTAATTCTGATGAGATTGAGAGTCTGTGATGTCTTGATGTTTGTTTTTGCGAACTGAGGCAAGAATCTAATAGAAATGTGGTGATTTATAGCATTTTCAATCCGACTTCTTCCTTTTTCCTGTTTAAATTGCAATACAGCCTAGGAGTTGCCTTATTTCTACTGAAATATTGGGTTTACTCGAAATAGTAAACACTGCCTATCAATTTTATGAACAGGTTTAGGTCCAGGAACACTTGTTGGTTCTGCTGCTTTTGATCTATTTCCCATCCATGCTGTTTGTGTTGTTGTTCCTAAAGCTGGAGAACTTAAAAAGATAGCAGATATTGGAGTGTGGCTTGTAGGGCTATTTTGGTCTTTTTGGGCTTACATTTGGCTATACATAATACTAAAGGTAATATTTTTTGTCTGAAATAATTTCACTGCAGACTCAAAACTTGGGAGGTAACTTCTATTGTGAGTGGTTTATTTGACTAACTCCTCTAAAACTTCAATTACTCTCTCATTAGTGTTCATATAACATACACTCATCATTTTGGATCTATGCTACATAAATGAATGTTTCCTTAATTGCATCACAAACTCTCTTTAAAAGAATAACTTTAATTTTGCAGATATGGACTCCAAATGTGATTACTCTCTGGGAAGCGCTGTTCACCGTAGTGCAATATGGTCTTCTGCTTATACATGCCTACGCTCAAGATAAACGTTGGCCATACGTATCCTTACCCATGTAGGTCTTTGGTTTGTATGCTTTATATTATCTTCTTTCTTCCGCAAAACTAAACAGCCTAGAACctttttgtttattattatcCTTTTAAAGGATAAATGAATCCAAGTTCTGCTCTTTCCATCACGTGTGTTAATTAGGAAAAGAGATGAAAGGCCGGAAGACTGGGTACCAGAAAAAACTCCACGGTGCAGGAAAGGAGATGAAGCTCCTCATAAGTACTCTGGAATACATGAAGGTGATGAAGTAAGAAACAGGAATATTGTCGACATATACTCTGTCCATTCTGGTAACCAAGGTAATCCTTGTTAGTGAAGTTTATTTCCTGATTTACCATTTTTCTCTGtgctttccttttttttttttcctggaTAATTGCTCCTTTAGTTGCAAGCAATTTTGTTCGTGACCATATGCTACCATCTTACTTCTACCGTTATTGGAAATTGATAATGTCGATACGAAGCAATGAGTAGATGTTGCTGCCATACATTAGAGTAATTTTTGTAATATCGGGAAAGTGATCCAGTATCAGTACTTCACCAGTACTATGTAGACAGAAGGCAAAGGATTGTAATTAGATCTATATCATTTTCCAGATAGTGAAATGCAGCTTGTGCACTCAAGATAGTGTTTTGTATAGAATGAAATGAGAAGACATGGCTTCTTAGTGTAGGATGCCAAATAAGGGTTCGTGCCATGATGTTTGAGGATTTCAGTCAAAGAAGTTCGATTCATTGGAACATTATAAATGCAATCTGCTTGATTCTGCCAATGGGATATATATTATATGCCCTGTAATGTTTATTAATATGCTACGAAGATGCACTGCTAACAAGGCCTTTGTTGGCTATCACAATGGCTAAATTCTTTTGTCTCTAGCAACTTTTATGGTTTTTACTTGTAGACATTTAAACTTCAGTCATTGAATATGAAAATTTGCCCAATACCGACGTTGCTGAATTTTCCTCAGAACAATCTCTTGAAGATGACATTCCCGAGAAAGATGATCTGCTCTCCATCTGGAAGCAGCAGTTTATTGATGCTGTCACGGTAATCTATTTAGCCTTATTTTACCTAATCTTTACTTTGTATGTGGTATATGGCAACACTAGATACTTTTAACAGCAGGGGTCCTCCAATCTACTCTTAAGATTTTTCCTTCCACTTCGTTTGAAAATGGCTCGTCCACCCTCTAACACACATATGTGAAATCATGCACACAGCAACACTATTTTTGACCAATGACTATCTCTCTGCATGAGATTCTTTTATTCAGATGATGCATCATACATCATTTAGTTGGAAACCTACCAATCTCCTTTGttgcctttcttggcatttatatctcatttttttctgaataattttttcttccttGAACAGTTGGAGAGCGCAGAATCAAGGAAACTAAACAATCCATGCCTCAACCTTGCAAAGGCTTTTTGGAAGCTGCTCATTGCACCATGGAGATTACTGTTTGCATTTGTGCCACCGTATCAGATTGCTCACGGATGGATTGCATTTGTTTTCTCTCTAGCTTTCATCGCTGGGATAGCTTATATCGTGACAAAGCTCACAGATCTAATAAGCTGTGTCACAGGTTTGCAACTATCCATACATGTTAGATTCAGAAGTCCTATCATACTCTTAAGCTACTAAATTTATACACAATTTCAATGTGCAGGTATTCATCCATACACCATTGCATTAACAGCTTTAGCTGCTGGAACGTCGTGGCCTGATTTAGTTGCAAGCAAGATTGCAGCAGAGCGGCAGATAACAGCAGATTCTGCCATAGCTAACATCACTTGCAGGTTCTTTACTCTCTCTCATACATACCATCAAATACTTAAATTAAGTAGTATATGATTTCAAATATGCTTCCCCAACTTCCTTCAAAATCTCTaactataataaaataactgAAGATTATCAATTACAAGATTCCTTTAAATCTTACTCCTGTGTTTTTCCGTACTACATTTTCCATGAGAACTCCAACAGCTATATTATCTGTAAACATACGTGGTTTTGTTTATGTTGATGCAGCAATTCGGTTAATATATATGTTGGCATTGGCGTGCCATGGCTCATCAACACGGTGTACAACTACATCGCGTATAAGGAACCGTTAAGGATAGAGAATGCAGGGGGGTTGAGCTTCTCCTTGCTCATGTTCTTTGCAACGTCGGTAGGCTGTATCGTTGTTCTAGTGTTCCGACGTATGACATTGGGTGCGGAGCTAGGTGGCCCGAGGCATTGGGCGTGGATTACTAgcatttattttatgatgttgTGGCTTATTTTTGTTACATTATCATCTCTGCGAGTTTCAGGTGTTATTTGAGTAGTTTCTCCCTTTATAGGCATTCTTGTCCTGTGAAATGTATACAACATTACTACTTTCTCAATAGCAAAGGGAAAAGAAAAGTTATTGTAGTAAATGGTAGTCTCTCAATGAAATAGGTATATTTTTTGTGGGCAGAATATATTATGGGACTTGAAAAAGTACTATTATTCCTCATGCTTCGATTGGCGCTAGAGTTTGGCTGCACTTCAAATTTGCCTTAAACTACTTGGATCTGCACACTAATTGAATTATGTTTGACGgtgtaataatatatattttgggAGTAGTTTACTAATTAATTCCTAactaaaaaaatgattaatgtCAGTGAAAACTTTTTCTATTAATACGAAGTTGAAGGTTCAATTTCCACAATTCATTTctccaaattttttaaaatgaaagtTTTGAAAATGATTCATACTATTGCACCTTGTGATCTTTCACGCCGAATAGAAgacttataagttataactcCGAAGAAAGTTATATCCTGTATTTCAAAAAGAAATCAACTATCTATACTATCTATAATTCTCACGCAtgcaatataaatatatttcagTCTTTCTACGTAACCAAGTCCACATTTACATGATTACAATATCTATATTTTGTAGTATTTGTTTAACTCATATGTTAttcaagggttaattgcccctaaatacaccacatttccttgaattctacaattgcacatcacctttaaaattcgtccttaaatacatcacctttctTTGAagtctacaattgcacatcatctttaaatccgccccaaaatacatcacctttatattttttctgttttagcacatgactaaaaaatcctcaaaaaataaattaaagtgttaatttataaatttaaatatctttttagcagcgaaaatataataaaataaaattctttatttatttttataaaaaaatttattttattatatttccgctgctaaaaagatatttaaatttatatttaacactttaattagattagggtgttactaTTTTAAATGATGTGGCTTCCAGATTGGCAAAACTGTGTCGTTTTGAATGTTATGATcgtatgtgttaccattttattaacgtggacaataattgcatgttcccacactaagAGCATCTGCAGCGctgggtgcgatggccggatcgaacccggcctatcgcacccagcgcCGTTGCCGCACCCGGGAGCGAAGGGAGGGGGCGTTCGAACGCACTCGTGCATagtgggagcgaaggaggggcgtgttttacacgcgccccatttccgaaaaaaaaaaaattaaacggtCATTTGACCGTTGAAGGCAACGGTCTTTCggccgaattttttttttctttttttttcctttttcacctatatatatCCCATTCCCTCAATCACAAACACTACATCCACCAATTCTCTTCaactcttaaaaaaaatgtcttcatccaccaattcttccaacaataattcttcctcaaattcttcatccgacgaagaagttcatgttgatcccgcacaacttcctcctcttcccgatcctactcaagctcccgatttattttttatgagatgtgcTGTGAATTTTATGACAGTGGCAAGTTCATATCGTTTCGATCCACCTCCACCACGCCCGACGAAAAAGCGAGCAGTGATTCGTCGTGACCGTGAAGGTGGAGCCGAGCGCCTCCATCGCGATTATTTCGCCGTCGAGCCTGTTTATGGGCCACAATTCTTTCGCCGTCGATTTCGCATGAGCCGGGAGTTGTTTCTACGCATTGTCAATGCGTTAGAAGTCGATCCTTACTTCCAACAACGTTCGGATGCTGTTGGCCGCTTAAGCTTCTCCCCGATCCAGAAGTGCACTGCCGCTGTTCGACAATTGGCATACGGAACTTCTGCTGATTGTTGTGACGAATATCTCCGTATAGGAGAGTCGACGGCGTTGGAATGCTTGAAGAAATTCTGCAAGGCCGTCGTTCGTATCTTTGGCGGCACGTATTTGAGGCGGCCAACAACTGCCGATGTGCAACGCATCACTGCAATGCACGAAGCCCGCCATGGGTTCCCGTGAATGTTGGGGAGcctagactgcatgcattggggaTGGAAGAATTGCCCCGTGGCTTGGCACGGCGCCTACACTCGAGGGGATCAAGGCGAGCCAACAATTATATTAGAGGCTGTTGCTTCACAAGATTTGTGGATCTGGCATGCATTCTTTGGAGTCGCTGGGtccaacaacgacatcaacgtgctcCACCAGTCCACGCTATTCAACGATGTTTTAGCGGGGCATGAAGTGGCTGTGCACTTCCTCGCCAACAATTCTCACCACACTCGAGGATACTACTTAACAGACGGCATCTATCCGGACTGGCCGGTGTTCGTGAAGAGCTTCCAGTTTCCGAACGATGAGAAGAAGCGGAGGTTCAAGGTGATGCAAGAAGCTGCAAGGAAGGATGTGGAACGAGCTTTCAGTGTTCTTCAGGCTCGGTGGGGTATAATTAAAGGACCGTCGCGTTTGTGGAAGGCggagcaaatgagttcgatcatgtttgcatgcatcatattgcacaacatgatcattgagGAAGAATGTGGAAATGCAAGTAATTTTGACGGTGACGACGGCGAGGGACCAAGTTCTACTCCTCAAACACAATTCAATTCCGGAGCACCACCGGAGTTCGCCGCCTATTTGGCACGGAATGCAAGCTTGAAGGATGCACGATTGCATGCTCGCATCCGCGACGATTTGGTTGAGCATATATGGGCACGCTTTGGTCCGGTTGACCCGTAGTTCGACGACTTTAAATGCAAgtaaatatttgttgtttttttaattttatttgtaatgtttggatttttagttgaatgaattttatgttgttaaaattgaagttgtttaatttaaattgaaaaaagaataaaagtaaagagaaaatgaaattaaaatctattgcacccgggtgggtgcaataccattgttggagtgggtgCAGTAGAAGTGGGACacattctattgcacccactatgggtgcaagcattgtggatgctctaagtatACTATGTATGCTTAtcccatatttaatatttcaggTAAATGACATTGGAGGTgcgtggagagtcgaatgggcgTGTCGaacctctttaaaaaaaataaaaataaaaatgtttctTTCAAACTCATTATATTATTCATGTGGTACTTTTGATTATTGTAACTCTAAATTCCAAATTACATCGAATTCGtgtgaaatttattaaaataaaagtttcattttattttcttaatgtcatgacttgtttatttttttaattcaagttctttctaaaaatttattagagaatttatttctttacgaaaatacttatatatatatatatatatatatatatgattttaaactttataaagaattttattttattatatttccgctgctaaaaagatatttaaatttataaattaacactttaatttatttcttgaggattttttagtcatgtgcaaaaatagaaaaaatataaaggtgatgtattttggggcggatttaaaggtgatgtgcaattgtagactTCAAGGAAATGTGATGTATTTAAGGacgaattttaaaggtgatgtgcaattgtaaaatttaagaaaaggtggcgtatttaggggcaattaacccttctaTTAATACACAATTATAACGATACCATCATTAGCATAATGAAATACTATGAAGTAGTGAGTGGAATTATGCCAAAATAGCAAGTGGTTAGAATCTTGAAGGAGATAACAAACATTAGTAGCGAATCTGGTATAGCTAGTGggccccaccccaccccaccccactcCGTCCCGTGAGCTGGGGACATCTTCGACTCCAACTCCAAGTGTTGGAACTATGAAATTGTTTCCCGAGGCTCAGGCAATGGCTACTTGTCTTCCATGCCCCACGCCATGCCTCTTTCTCGCTTCCAAGAAAACCACAAACCCCATATTCAATTGTAAATTCAACAATGCGCAACCTCACCATTTTCTCCAAGCCGCGCTACACCGCGCTTCCCTGCGTTTCCAGGAGACCCTCCGCCCAGGCATGCTTTTATTCGCCGGAAACATATGCTTTTCTGCATAATTTTCTTTCAGGCATTTCTTCGAACATCTGTGTGTGCTCGCTCGACTGCTTGTTTCTCTACAATTTTGTGTTGTTCGGGAAACTTTGTATTTGCCCAAATGGTGGTTTAAAATCTGACTTGAAAAATCCCACCTCAAATGTTAAGAAAGAGTTTATTTTTCTCGGTAAATTGGAGTAAATGCAACATGATCAGATTTTCATTTATGTTATTAGCTCAAAATTTTATGAATTGAAAACTTGGAGTGAGTGATGGAACACTGCTTCATTTTGTGACAAATATTGTTTAAGGTTGAAGAAGGGGATTAGGAAAGAGTTATTGATTGTTTATGTTTGGGCAGATCCTTTATTCACTGACCCCTACATCAGATGCCTTCTGCCTCTTGATATTCAAATGGATGTGAATCACAACTTGCACAAACACTGCCTTGCAACCAAGTTTATTGATGACAAACTCATCACCTCAACGCAAAAAATCGATGGACTTAGGCAGGTACCTCATTCAAATTGTCTTTTCGTAGTATAACATAGCTAGCATTAGATTAGGTGAAGCAAAAGTCTGGATTTTTAAGTTTAATAGGTAATTGAGTTAAGACCTGTCGTTGTAAGAGATGAATAATGTATTGGAGAGGGCATTGGGATTCCATTGAGAATTACTAGCAAAAATAGATTTTCTTCCATATTTTACAGTATCATACCTTAAAGTGATGTGAACTACTATAGTCTTGGCTTGGTTGGATTTCTGTGGTGATTCGGATGGTCATCAACATATGTGAAGCTCGGTTAAAAGTTTTTGCACGAGTTCTAAGTCATGTAGTTTGTTGTTGTCTTGTTGCAGATTGTTTTCTTGACCGATGGAATGGATACCCGGCCATATAGGCTCAACTGGCCAGCATCGACAGTACTATTCGATATATCTCCGGATAGAATATTCAGACAATCAATTCAGAAGCTTGAAGGTCTGactataaaactgaaaagattTCAGTATTTCTTAGCATCCATATCTTATTTTGTATCAACAATCTACTATGTTTGAAATGCTCACTGACTGATGATTTAGCTGAGTTTTCATGAGAAACTATGGAATTGAGGATGATTATGGTGTGGCATTCAAATTTGATCCAAGTTAATTC
It contains:
- the LOC130995371 gene encoding LOW QUALITY PROTEIN: magnesium/proton exchanger-like (The sequence of the model RefSeq protein was modified relative to this genomic sequence to represent the inferred CDS: deleted 1 base in 1 codon) gives rise to the protein MAPLNNSSSESMHGGSNTFGHEKCHFYLLFHYETTLDLGLRGFLYFLALAYCFIGLSAITDRFFRSMETVVKQSRAVEEIDPSTNAKVVQNKKVWNYAVADIALLAFGTSFPQISLATIDAIRNIGQLYAGGLGPGTLVGSAAFDLFPIHAVCVVVPKAGELKKIADIGVWLVGLFWSFWAYIWLYIILKIWTPNVITLWEALFTVVQYGLLLIHAYAQDKRWPYVSLPMKRDERPEDWVPEKTPRCRKGDEAPHKYSGIHEGDEVRNRNIVDIYSVHSGNQEQSLEDDIPEKDDLLSIWKQQFIDAVTLESAESRKLNNPCLNLAKAFWKLLIAPWRLLFAFVPPYQIAHGWIAFVFSLAFIAGIAYIVTKLTDLISCVTGIHPYTIALTALAAGTSWPDLVASKIAAERQITADSAIANITCSNSVNIYVGIGVPWLINTVYNYIAYKEPLRIENAGGLSFSLLMFFATSVGCIVVLVFRRMTLGAELGGPRHWAWITSIYFMMLWLIFVTLSSLRVSGVI
- the LOC130993852 gene encoding uncharacterized protein LOC130993852 codes for the protein MTVASSYRFDPPPPRPTKKRAVIRRDREGGAERLHRDYFAVEPVYGPQFFRRRFRMSRELFLRIVNALEVDPYFQQRSDAVGRLSFSPIQKCTAAVRQLAYGTSADCCDEYLRIGESTALECLKKFCKAVVRIFGGTYLRRPTTADVQRITAMHEARHGFP
- the LOC130993853 gene encoding uncharacterized protein LOC130993853 is translated as MLGSLDCMHWGWKNCPVAWHGAYTRGDQGEPTIILEAVASQDLWIWHAFFGVAGSNNDINVLHQSTLFNDVLAGHEVAVHFLANNSHHTRGYYLTDGIYPDWPVFVKSFQFPNDEKKRRFKVMQEAARKDVERAFSVLQARWECGNASNFDGDDGEGPSSTPQTQFNSGAPPEFAAYLARNASLKDARLHARIRDDLVEHIWARFGPVDP